In Ipomoea triloba cultivar NCNSP0323 chromosome 15, ASM357664v1, one genomic interval encodes:
- the LOC116006612 gene encoding endonuclease V: MDVEATGGASSGPISSDSSPELRKKWIQIQDFLKGKLITRDDFKWRLPTKDDEEEAVKSGEVLKFVGGVDLSFSRADPSVACGSLVVLDLQTLRVVYEDYSVVRLHIPYIPGFLAFREAPVLLGLLQKMKANSHPFYPEVLMVDGNGLLHPQGFGLACHLGVLADLPTLGVGKNLHHVDGLTKSRVTKLLEATENSTIDTLSLTGDSGCTWGAAMQSTRCSLKPIFISVGHRISLDTAVKIVRMTCKFRIPEPIRQADIKSRSYLHDHPEMHQHLCGQETCKH, encoded by the exons ATGGACGTGGAAGCCACAGGGGGTGCATCTTCCGGACCGATCAGCAGTGATTCGTCTCCTGAACTTCGCAAAAAATGGATCCA GATTCAAGATTTTCTCAAGGGAAAGCTCATTACAAGGGATGACTTCAAATGGAGATTACCCACAaaggatgatgaagaagaagcagTGAAAAGTGGGGAAGTTCTCAAATTCGTCGGCGGGGTTGACTTGAGCTTCTCAAGGGCTGATCCCTCCGTTGCTTGTGGCAGTCTTGTGGTGCTGGACTTGCAGACACTCCGAGTTGTGTACGAGGATTACTCTGTTGTTAGGCTCCATATCCCTTACATTCCGGGTTTCCTTGCCTTTAGAGAG GCTCCTGTGCTGCTTGGGCTTTTGCAGAAAATGAAGGCAAACTCTCATCCATTTTACCCTGAG GTACTGATGGTTGATGGCAATGGGTTGCTCCATCCTCAAG GCTTTGGCTTGGCCTGTCATCTTGGGGTTTTAGCTGACCTTCCTACTTTAGGAGTAGGAAAGAAT TTGCACCATGTTGATGGTCTAACCAAATCAAGGGTTACAAAACTTCTAGAAGCCACAGAAAACTCCACAATTGATACCTTGAGTTTAACAGGGGACTCTGGATGTACTTGGGGAGCG GCAATGCAATCAACTCGCTGCTCCTTGAAGCCCATATTCATTTCAGTTGGTCACCGTATTTCTCTTGACACTGCTGTTAAAATTGTGAGGATGACTTGCAAATTCCGCATTCCAGAGCCCATCCGGCag GCAGATATAAAATCACGGAGTTACCTCCATGATCATCCAGAGATGCACCAGCATTTATGTG GCCAGGAAACTTGCAAGCACTAG
- the LOC116006611 gene encoding glucan endo-1,3-beta-glucosidase 5, whose product MLHFKNCPALTAKISLISEVKQMGSWRNWGLVLVLWGLMVVGGVEGIGANWGTQATHPLSPDTVVKLLKDNGIQKVKLFDADADILRALRGSDLEIMVGIPNDMLYTLANSVAAAEKWVEKNVSSHVSSNSVNIRYVAVGNEPFLSTFNGTFLATTFPALQNVQAALIKAGLGNKVKVTIPLNADVYQSSSEKPSTGDFRQDIRDLMVSIVKFLSDNGAPFTVNIYPFISLYNDPNFPADYAFFDGYSNSIDDDGKVYSNVFDANHDTLVWALQKNGFPNMSIIIGEIGWPTDGDMHANVKYAQRFNQGFMTRISGGKGTPLRPGPIDAYLFSLIDEDAKSIQPGNFERHWGIFNFDGTPKYNLSLGANSGRLVPASGVHYLTQQWCVIAPTASLDNPQIADSVGYACSHADCTSLGYGTSCGDLDSRGNISYAFNSYYQENNQLPSACKFPGLSVITNKDPSTPTCKFKVMIQTSRPASDRNSAITSLQNMVLVIISFFSFACML is encoded by the exons ATGCTTCATTTCAAGAACTGCCCTGCACTGACAGCAAAAATCAGTCTGATATCTGAAGTCAAACAAATGGGAAGTTGGAGAAATTGGGGTTTAGTGTTGGTGTTGTGGGGGTTGATGGTGGTGGGGGGAGTGGAGGGTATAGGGGCAAATTGGGGAACACAAGCAACTCACCCGCTGTCACCTGATACAGTAGTGAAGCTGCTGAAAGACAATGGGATACAGAAGGTGAAGCTGTTTGATGCAGATGCTGATATTCTCAGGGCTCTGAGAGGGTCAGATTTGGAGATCATGGTGGGTATCCCAAATGATATGTTATATACTCTAGCTAACAGCGTGGCGGCTGCTGAGAAATGGGTGGAGAAAAATGTCTCCTCACATGTCTCTTCTAACAGTGTAAATATCAG GTATGTTGCAGTAGGAAATGAACCATTCTTATCAACATTTAATGGGACCTTCCTGGCAACAACATTCCCCGCTCTCCAAAATGTGCAAGCAGCACTCATAAAAGCAGGCCTGGGCAATAAGGTAAAGGTCACTATCCCTCTTAATGCTGATGTGTACCAGAGCTCATCGGAAAAACCTTCAACCGGTGACTTTAGACAGGATATCCGTGACCTCATGGTGAGCATTGTCAAGTTCTTAAGTGACAATGGGGCACCCTTTACTGTCAATATATACCCCTTCATAAGCCTCTACAATGATCCCAACTTCCCAGCCGACTATGCCTTTTTTGATGGTTATTCCAACTCCATCGATGACGATGGAAAAGTCTACAGCAATGTGTTTGATGCAAACCATGATACCCTAGTCTGGGCATTACAGAAAAATGGGTTTCCAAACATGTCCATCATCATTGGAGAAATTGGATGGCCAACAGATGGGGATATGCATGCAAATGTGAAGTATGCACAGAGATTCAATCAAGGATTCATGACTCGTATATCAGGAGGAAAGGGAACACCTTTGAGACCTGGGCCTATAGATGCGTACCTGTTCAGCCTAATTGATGAGGATGCCAAAAGCATCCAGCCAGGTAACTTTGAGCGCCACTGGGGGATATTTAATTTTGATGGCACGCCAAAGTACAATCTCAGCCTGGGTGCCAATTCTGGACGTCTGGTACCAGCGAGTGGTGTTCATTACCTTACTCAACAGTGGTGCGTCATAGCTCCCACAGCAAGTCTTGACAACCCACAGATAGCTGACAGTGTTGGGTATGCGTGCTCACATGCTGATTGCACAAGCCTTGGGTACGGGACATCATGCGGAGATCTAGACTCTCGTGGCAACATTTCTTATGCATTTAACAGTTACTATCAGGAGAACAACCAGCTTCCTAGTGCTTGCAAGTTTCCTGGCCTGTCAGTTATCACAAACAAGGATCCATCAACCCCAACTTGCAAGTTTAAAGTCATGATTCAGACTAGTCGTCCAGCTAGTGATAGAAATAGTGCTATAACAAGCCTCCAAAATATGGTTCTTgtgattatttcttttttcagtTTTGCATGCATGCTTTGA